In Haloimpatiens massiliensis, the following are encoded in one genomic region:
- the recJ gene encoding single-stranded-DNA-specific exonuclease RecJ, with product MKKWFVKNKKTDYKKVAEKFDISEVVAKILVNRDVIEEESIKSFLNPCYENLHNPREMKDLVKGVMIMKQKIEEGKKIMVVGDYDVDGVTSLVQLYTALKRCGANVVYDIPDRIKDGYGINTNIIDKAYNIGVDTIITCDNGASAILAIEYSKKLGLTIIVTDHHDIPFIEKENGEREFVRSEADAIINPKQKDCKYKFKALCGAGVAFKFIEVLYEEMGIDKSEAYKLIEYVAIATVCDVVDLVDENRIFVKNGLKLLNETSNLGLTELIKVAGIENKEISAYHLGFVIGPCINASGRLDNAKKGVKLLLADNHTDAKSLATELHKLNQQRKDMTQEGIEKAIESIESNNMSKDKVLVVYIPNTHESIVGIVAGRIREYYNVPTIVLTRTDECIKGSGRSIQGYNMFEELNKCKELLGRFGGHPMAAGLSLEECNIEPLRKKLNDQTILTDEDIIPKIYLDMQLPLEKIDFDLIGDLNILEPFGKNNPKPLFGEKEVTVVKGRIFGKTKNVLKLKMLMRNGIYIDGIYFGDIEEFEKIIIDKYGADGLDRLYFGQTRMTLDLAFYPSINEFNGKVSIQVVIENFR from the coding sequence TTGAAAAAATGGTTCGTTAAAAATAAAAAGACTGATTACAAGAAAGTAGCTGAGAAGTTTGATATTAGTGAAGTAGTAGCTAAGATTCTTGTAAATAGGGATGTTATAGAGGAAGAGTCTATAAAAAGCTTTTTAAATCCTTGCTATGAAAATCTTCATAATCCTCGTGAAATGAAAGATTTAGTGAAAGGTGTCATGATTATGAAGCAAAAGATAGAAGAAGGTAAGAAAATCATGGTTGTAGGTGATTATGATGTAGATGGGGTTACCAGTTTAGTCCAATTATATACAGCCCTTAAAAGATGTGGTGCTAATGTAGTTTATGATATTCCAGACAGAATTAAAGATGGTTATGGAATAAACACTAACATTATTGACAAAGCCTATAATATAGGGGTGGATACAATAATCACGTGTGATAACGGGGCTTCAGCGATTTTAGCTATAGAATATAGCAAAAAATTAGGGCTAACTATTATAGTTACTGATCATCATGATATTCCTTTTATAGAAAAGGAAAATGGAGAAAGAGAATTTGTAAGATCTGAAGCTGATGCTATAATAAATCCTAAACAAAAAGACTGTAAATATAAATTTAAAGCATTATGTGGTGCAGGCGTAGCTTTTAAATTCATTGAAGTTCTATATGAAGAAATGGGTATAGACAAAAGTGAAGCATATAAATTAATTGAATATGTTGCTATTGCAACAGTATGTGATGTTGTGGATTTAGTAGACGAGAATAGAATATTTGTAAAAAATGGCTTAAAACTATTAAATGAAACATCTAATCTTGGTTTAACTGAATTAATTAAAGTAGCCGGCATTGAAAATAAGGAAATATCAGCCTATCATTTAGGTTTTGTTATAGGACCTTGTATAAATGCTTCGGGTAGACTTGATAATGCTAAAAAAGGAGTAAAGTTATTGCTGGCAGATAACCATACTGATGCAAAGAGCTTAGCTACAGAGTTACATAAACTTAATCAACAAAGAAAAGATATGACTCAAGAAGGTATAGAGAAAGCAATTGAGAGTATCGAATCTAATAATATGTCAAAGGATAAAGTATTGGTAGTCTATATTCCAAATACTCACGAAAGTATAGTAGGTATTGTAGCAGGTAGAATTAGAGAATATTATAATGTTCCAACAATAGTTCTTACACGAACTGATGAATGCATTAAAGGTTCTGGAAGGTCAATACAAGGTTACAATATGTTTGAAGAATTAAACAAGTGTAAAGAGCTCTTAGGACGTTTTGGTGGACATCCTATGGCAGCAGGATTATCTTTAGAAGAATGTAATATAGAACCATTAAGAAAAAAATTAAATGATCAGACAATTTTAACTGATGAAGACATAATTCCTAAGATATACCTTGATATGCAACTTCCTTTAGAAAAAATAGATTTTGACTTAATAGGTGACTTAAACATATTAGAACCATTTGGAAAAAATAATCCAAAACCATTGTTTGGTGAAAAGGAAGTTACTGTAGTAAAAGGAAGAATATTTGGTAAAACTAAAAATGTATTAAAATTAAAAATGTTGATGAGAAATGGAATATACATTGATGGCATATATTTTGGTGACATTGAAGAATTTGAGAAAATCATTATAGATAAATACGGAGCTGATGGATTGGATAGATTATATTTTGGACAAACCCGTATGACTCTTGATTTGGCATTTTATCCAAGTATTAATGAATTCAATGGGAAAGTAAGTATCCAAGTAGTGATAGAAAACTTCAGATAA
- a CDS encoding ThiF family adenylyltransferase, translating to MELEELYAFNEKLGNEFKRALKILKDKNIPDKFLLISAINRPTKVIGFDENVIANTTKIEGDGRALALSHLEPLSRRLAADISTLASEKNPKILFVGVGALGSKMIFHLARNGYTNITIIDKDILSPHNLVRHALFSDSISRNKAEDIANKLNKM from the coding sequence ATGGAACTAGAAGAACTATATGCGTTTAATGAAAAACTAGGTAATGAGTTTAAAAGGGCTTTAAAGATTCTTAAGGATAAAAATATACCAGATAAGTTTTTATTAATATCGGCAATAAATAGACCTACCAAGGTAATTGGATTTGATGAAAATGTTATTGCTAATACAACAAAGATAGAAGGAGATGGAAGGGCTTTAGCACTTAGTCATTTAGAACCACTAAGTAGAAGATTAGCTGCTGATATATCAACATTAGCATCTGAAAAAAATCCTAAAATATTATTTGTTGGTGTTGGTGCATTAGGCTCGAAGATGATATTTCATCTTGCAAGAAATGGATATACAAATATTACAATTATAGATAAGGATATATTATCACCTCATAATCTTGTAAGACATGCATTATTTTCTGATTCAATATCTAGAAATAAAGCGGAAGATATTGCAAATAAGCTTAATAAAATGTAG
- a CDS encoding tyrosine-type recombinase/integrase, with amino-acid sequence MNSNLKNSTLNIDEERVKEIAYDGDVKVINNSNIGKLPFFDCEIYFSDDTWDFGLYFENNGQTKNIYKFSKINEEYRDYVKEYILELIINKYKSTSINKYFYMIKRIVNFLIENKIYSCVAINKVVIDSFENFINESYKSELSRSHLRMIFRRLLSLIELDNNVDYSMYKKILNKNNIELIKAQNETGKTPQIPNDIFDNIIRCALKEIKNNNITNKNKMEACIVLLLTQVGMRIKELQFLEANKRKEISCFDGKTKISYLGFLTFKTTRRERGGVVTKSFLTELADLAYVTLEELTEEKRKLCNNNHIFIGKTADVINQSTIRRYERNFIVRNAKEIGVFNKKCDGSYIMTKNSKKDWINYRKYLKNINDEDFIAIPNSHQFRVTVCNKLINEGVQIGWVMEHMNHLSPEMTKHYIRKEKVENKELSRKFFKGVLKKEFKAIGDQAEQLMEKINEYIEKGHFNIKVDIDDIADYLAGQIPIRERALGFCIKSAFGKKCKYNEVMCAFDMCPNHITCFINADISYKRFKNQVKSIKYNEENNFKQEAKIEKGKLRRLIDRNLKYELEELKVEIDNQGETEIIRKYPQLKEITEEIDKIMMEVKDWKRKI; translated from the coding sequence GTGAAATATATTTTAGTGATGATACTTGGGACTTTGGTTTATATTTTGAAAATAATGGTCAAACTAAAAATATATATAAATTTAGCAAGATAAATGAAGAGTACAGAGATTATGTAAAAGAATATATATTGGAATTGATAATAAATAAATATAAATCAACATCAATTAATAAATATTTTTATATGATTAAGAGAATAGTAAATTTTTTAATAGAAAACAAGATTTATAGCTGTGTAGCCATCAATAAGGTAGTAATAGATTCATTTGAAAACTTTATTAATGAAAGTTATAAAAGTGAATTATCAAGAAGTCATCTTAGAATGATTTTTAGGAGATTGCTTTCTCTAATAGAATTGGATAACAATGTAGATTATTCAATGTATAAGAAGATTTTAAATAAAAATAATATTGAGTTGATAAAAGCTCAAAATGAGACTGGTAAAACTCCGCAAATACCAAATGATATCTTTGATAATATAATTAGGTGTGCATTAAAAGAAATAAAAAATAATAACATCACAAATAAAAATAAAATGGAAGCTTGTATAGTGTTATTGTTAACTCAAGTTGGAATGCGCATAAAAGAATTGCAGTTTTTAGAAGCTAATAAAAGAAAAGAAATTAGCTGTTTTGATGGCAAAACGAAGATTTCATATTTGGGGTTCTTGACATTTAAGACAACAAGGAGGGAACGAGGTGGAGTAGTAACAAAAAGTTTTTTAACAGAATTGGCAGATTTAGCGTATGTGACTTTAGAAGAATTAACAGAGGAAAAGAGAAAATTATGTAATAATAATCACATATTTATTGGTAAAACTGCAGATGTGATTAATCAGTCAACAATAAGGAGATATGAAAGAAACTTTATTGTAAGAAATGCAAAAGAAATTGGAGTTTTTAATAAAAAATGTGACGGATCTTATATAATGACAAAAAACAGTAAAAAGGATTGGATTAATTATAGAAAATATCTAAAAAATATTAATGATGAAGATTTTATAGCTATTCCAAATTCACACCAATTCCGTGTTACTGTTTGTAATAAGTTAATCAATGAAGGCGTTCAGATTGGTTGGGTTATGGAACATATGAATCACTTGAGCCCTGAAATGACTAAACATTATATTAGAAAAGAAAAAGTTGAAAATAAAGAACTATCCAGAAAATTCTTTAAGGGGGTTTTAAAAAAGGAATTTAAAGCAATTGGGGATCAAGCAGAACAGCTTATGGAAAAGATAAATGAATACATAGAGAAAGGGCATTTTAATATAAAGGTAGACATAGATGATATAGCTGATTATTTAGCTGGACAGATTCCTATAAGAGAAAGAGCCCTTGGATTTTGTATAAAAAGTGCTTTCGGTAAGAAGTGTAAGTATAATGAAGTTATGTGTGCTTTCGATATGTGCCCAAATCATATAACATGCTTTATAAACGCAGATATATCCTATAAAAGATTTAAGAACCAAGTTAAATCAATAAAATACAATGAAGAGAATAACTTTAAACAGGAAGCTAAAATAGAAAAGGGGAAATTGAGAAGGTTAATTGATAGAAATTTAAAATACGAGCTTGAAGAACTTAAAGTGGAAATTGATAATCAAGGAGAGACAGAAATAATTCGTAAATATCCACAATTGAAAGAAATAACAGAAGAAATAGATAAGATAATGATGGAGGTTAAAGATTGGAAAAGAAAGATTTAG